Proteins encoded in a region of the Stieleria neptunia genome:
- a CDS encoding LamG domain-containing protein translates to MAHDRFDELIGRLLDDDISSDQLDELAQVAAADPLKLQRLREHLLFSDRLSQYEDELRDEQRFLSALQVRAHAADDTADFVSQVVASVTGETAGLRNQGPSPQSQHHDRGWSRFRGLAGWATAAAALLLLAAMLISQAIDAGKDEPWPQIAGGDLAELTEVNDSGVAVLTRIAGLQETTTSDWRVGETIPRGTMAWDAGLLQLEFYGGATVVVEGPAQLELLDESRVTLQLGRLWAHIPIPARGFAVLAPSFELVDVGTEFGLNVSRDGVAEIHVFDGKVELYDLESNRNQTTRRELNAGDALTIDRDGTSKPIEAQDADFVTPTRLSQMADVHRQGQLRDWQAFRDTLQDDPRIVAYFPFDRSADDDRLLIGYGPNGSSLTGAIVGCEWSQGRWPGKTSLQFKRPGDRVRISIPGEFESLTYSTWLRVDGLDRQYNSLLLTDGFRRDSPHWQILQDGTLILGMRHSNRVLHGYRSDSIFSLFRLGQWVHLATVYDSGQGHVTHYVNGERTTREPLKGPAFALLTIGDATIGNWSVPTNRNRRSSIRNLNGCMDELIVFGQALDDHEVHRIYEVGRP, encoded by the coding sequence ATGGCACACGATCGCTTCGACGAACTGATTGGACGGTTGCTTGACGACGACATCTCGTCCGACCAGCTTGATGAGCTGGCTCAGGTCGCGGCCGCGGATCCGCTCAAACTGCAGCGGCTTCGCGAACACCTGTTGTTCAGCGATCGTCTGTCCCAGTACGAAGATGAACTGCGTGACGAACAGCGTTTTCTGTCGGCTCTGCAGGTTCGTGCACATGCCGCCGACGACACCGCGGACTTCGTCAGCCAGGTCGTGGCATCGGTCACAGGCGAGACCGCCGGTCTTCGCAATCAAGGTCCGTCGCCACAATCGCAGCATCATGATCGGGGCTGGAGCCGGTTTCGCGGACTGGCCGGATGGGCGACCGCGGCCGCTGCATTGCTATTGCTTGCCGCGATGCTGATCAGTCAGGCGATTGACGCTGGCAAGGATGAACCGTGGCCTCAGATAGCCGGTGGAGACCTTGCCGAACTCACCGAAGTCAACGACAGCGGCGTGGCCGTGCTGACGCGGATCGCCGGCCTGCAAGAAACAACAACGTCGGATTGGCGAGTCGGCGAAACCATCCCACGAGGAACGATGGCGTGGGATGCGGGGCTGCTGCAATTGGAGTTTTATGGCGGAGCCACGGTGGTTGTGGAAGGTCCGGCGCAGCTTGAACTCCTGGATGAATCGCGGGTGACCTTGCAGCTGGGACGACTTTGGGCCCATATTCCGATACCGGCACGCGGGTTTGCCGTGCTTGCCCCGTCCTTTGAACTGGTCGACGTCGGAACCGAATTCGGACTGAATGTCTCACGCGATGGTGTGGCCGAAATCCATGTGTTTGACGGCAAGGTCGAACTCTACGATTTGGAATCGAACCGCAACCAGACAACGCGCCGGGAACTCAATGCGGGAGACGCGCTGACGATCGATCGTGACGGAACTTCGAAACCCATCGAAGCCCAAGATGCCGACTTCGTCACACCGACGCGGCTCAGTCAGATGGCGGACGTGCACAGACAGGGTCAACTTCGGGACTGGCAAGCGTTCCGCGACACGCTGCAGGACGATCCGCGAATTGTCGCGTATTTTCCGTTCGACAGAAGCGCCGACGACGATCGACTGCTGATCGGGTATGGGCCCAACGGCTCTTCCCTGACGGGTGCCATCGTCGGGTGTGAATGGTCGCAGGGACGATGGCCGGGCAAAACATCGTTGCAATTCAAACGGCCCGGCGATCGCGTGCGGATCTCCATTCCAGGCGAATTCGAATCGTTGACCTATTCGACTTGGCTGCGGGTGGACGGGCTCGACCGCCAATACAACTCGCTGTTGCTAACCGATGGTTTCCGCCGAGACAGTCCGCATTGGCAGATTCTTCAGGATGGAACGCTGATCCTCGGCATGCGACATTCCAATCGCGTCTTGCACGGCTATCGATCGGATTCAATCTTCAGCCTGTTTCGACTGGGACAGTGGGTGCATTTGGCGACCGTCTACGACTCCGGTCAAGGGCACGTGACACACTACGTCAACGGGGAACGAACCACGCGTGAGCCGCTGAAAGGCCCCGCTTTCGCTTTACTGACAATCGGCGATGCGACGATCGGCAATTGGAGTGTTCCGACCAACCGGAACCGCAGGTCGAGCATTCGCAACCTGAACGGATGCATGGATGAACTGATCGTTTTCGGCCAGGCATTGGACGATCACGAAGTGCATCGCATTTACGAGGTCGGCCGACCATGA
- a CDS encoding sigma-70 family RNA polymerase sigma factor produces the protein MRRQNRAISPEFTQLVAQQHQQLRSFVRTLGVAPDWVDDLAQEAFLVAWRERDSFDAQRDIGKWLRGIARNLVRNELRKDQRRKRILHERLSEILVGSPDDAAEAADWEQCRMPVLRDCVEQLAPKSRQIVAGRYGDGWMAPDLADHLGMTAAAVRQALMRIREQLKQCIEFQMAED, from the coding sequence ATGAGACGTCAAAATCGAGCGATTTCGCCGGAGTTCACGCAGTTGGTTGCGCAGCAACACCAGCAGTTGCGTTCGTTCGTGCGGACCCTCGGCGTTGCCCCTGACTGGGTCGACGATTTGGCGCAGGAAGCGTTTTTGGTTGCCTGGCGAGAAAGAGATTCGTTTGACGCTCAGCGGGACATCGGCAAGTGGCTGCGAGGGATTGCGCGAAATCTTGTCCGGAACGAACTTCGCAAAGACCAGCGGCGGAAGCGGATTCTGCATGAACGATTGTCCGAAATCCTTGTCGGCTCGCCGGATGATGCAGCGGAAGCGGCGGACTGGGAACAGTGCCGGATGCCGGTGCTGAGGGATTGTGTGGAGCAACTCGCTCCCAAGAGTCGTCAGATCGTGGCCGGTCGCTATGGCGATGGCTGGATGGCGCCGGATCTGGCCGACCATCTGGGCATGACCGCAGCAGCCGTTCGGCAGGCACTGATGCGTATTCGGGAGCAACTCAAGCAGTGCATCGAGTTTCAGATGGCGGAGGATTAG
- a CDS encoding efflux RND transporter periplasmic adaptor subunit, which translates to MTLAEKRRFAARWCCLLWSCTFLLSGCGGDTNADSKSAQTFKDVPTLTAETIVVQLQPWPTVVRSQGSLHPDEQVVIGAKIGGRVDQVHVEIGDFVQQGDSLATLDQQEARLRVTQAEAQLLQARATVGLEADQNAADLDPQNAAPVREAKAVWDEGIAVFERAKLLKDRNALSAAEFDQAAAAERVAEAQYVSSLNAVAERLAVIRVREAELAIAKQQLVDSVVKAPFSGFVQQRDIAPGAYVATGQAIAVLVQTNPLRFRGAVPERFAQSLRLGQDVRLTIQSVSTPVMATVTRISPMLDPRSRTLMFEADVDNEDQQLRTGLFAEAEVVIDPDAKAIVLPESAVVEFAGNQKVWKVVDGVAAEQTVTTSESRDNLCRVDQGVDVGDQLLVDGERGMVAKVLAPELTPKLPDAENTSLSSDASESVETSEPRADAASNVREAS; encoded by the coding sequence ATGACGCTTGCCGAAAAACGACGGTTTGCCGCCCGATGGTGCTGCCTGCTGTGGTCCTGCACATTCTTGCTGAGCGGATGTGGTGGTGACACCAATGCCGATTCAAAGAGCGCACAAACGTTCAAGGACGTGCCCACACTGACGGCCGAAACGATCGTGGTTCAGCTGCAACCTTGGCCGACCGTCGTTCGCAGTCAAGGCAGTTTACATCCCGACGAACAAGTCGTGATCGGCGCGAAAATCGGCGGACGGGTGGATCAGGTGCACGTCGAAATCGGCGACTTTGTCCAACAAGGCGATTCGCTGGCGACCTTGGACCAACAAGAAGCCCGGCTTCGTGTCACGCAGGCCGAGGCGCAATTGTTGCAAGCCCGCGCAACGGTGGGTCTGGAAGCCGATCAGAACGCGGCGGATTTGGATCCACAAAACGCCGCGCCGGTTCGTGAGGCCAAGGCGGTTTGGGACGAAGGCATCGCCGTGTTCGAGCGTGCCAAGTTGCTCAAAGATCGCAATGCACTGTCAGCGGCGGAATTCGATCAAGCCGCTGCCGCCGAACGCGTTGCCGAAGCACAATACGTTTCGTCGCTCAACGCCGTGGCAGAACGGCTCGCCGTGATTCGTGTTCGCGAAGCGGAATTGGCGATCGCCAAGCAGCAACTCGTGGACTCCGTCGTGAAAGCTCCATTCAGCGGGTTTGTTCAGCAACGTGACATCGCGCCGGGAGCCTACGTCGCGACAGGCCAAGCGATCGCCGTGCTCGTTCAAACCAATCCGCTGCGATTTCGGGGTGCCGTTCCGGAACGGTTTGCTCAATCGTTGCGGCTGGGCCAAGACGTTCGTCTGACCATCCAATCGGTCTCGACGCCCGTGATGGCGACGGTCACGCGGATCAGCCCGATGCTGGACCCACGTTCGCGGACGCTGATGTTCGAAGCGGACGTGGACAACGAAGACCAACAGCTGCGAACGGGTTTATTTGCCGAAGCGGAAGTGGTGATCGACCCGGATGCAAAAGCCATCGTGTTGCCCGAGTCCGCTGTGGTGGAGTTCGCGGGCAACCAAAAGGTGTGGAAGGTCGTCGATGGAGTCGCGGCCGAACAAACCGTGACCACGTCGGAATCTCGCGACAACCTGTGTCGTGTCGACCAGGGCGTGGACGTCGGCGACCAGCTGTTGGTGGATGGTGAGCGAGGGATGGTGGCCAAAGTGCTCGCGCCCGAGTTGACACCGAAGCTGCCGGATGCCGAGAACACATCACTGTCGTCTGATGCTTCCGAATCGGTTGAGACGTCCGAACCCCGCGCCGACGCCGCTTCCAACGTCAGGGAAGCTTCGTGA
- a CDS encoding efflux RND transporter permease subunit: protein MYWLAEVCVKRPVFALMLITALVVAGMVAFPSLGVDRFPNMDMPQIFVNTEYVGAAAEEIESEVSSVIEDAVATVAGIEELRSISRDGRSFVIITIELDRDIDAAIQDVRDAVAGVTKRLPAGIDPPIVDKRDLDSSPIMTLAVSGQRSARELFVLADRYVKNVIESSRGVGEVLIAGAADRAIQVNIDADRLAAHQLSILQVREALVRQNAEIPGGRVDNGGRELTMRTLGRIDDSAEFSDLVVSTVDGVPVRLNDLGTVTDSTKEVRTLALLNGQPAVVLEIQRQSGENTVAVIEGIKERLSRSEALLPDDVSVTIIQDQSRYIVEALHEIERHLISGSILACLTVLLFMRSWRSTIIASVAIPASIIASFAFMRWFGFTLNNVTMLALVLMVGVVIDDAIVVLENVFHCIEEKGMDPVKASIEGTREIALAVLATTISLVIVFLPVSFLSSVTGRMLFQFGVTATVAILISMLISFSLTPMMCSKLLRKNKTTGSGAAPASRRGLYALVERLYLWMLALALRFRWGVLAVVVIVIASNVPLSQLVQRDYVPLNVDESEFEVRAEARQGASILAMRQAIGKVQAVLDEVEGIETVLATVGTRGGGDVNQAGFFIRLTDSQQRSFSLTRLWNGLLAGDPGAAWRGNFTQREKMTEIRGRLKTIPNLRLSVRNLTSLRQGAPVDIDLAITGPDADRLLSFSNELREKAKQIPGLVDVYSTLQIDNPELLVRVDRPRAAAMGVEVQEIADTLRVAVGGDDRVSRYLDRTAGDAYDVELRLVGVDRKDVPSISQLYVRTNPTNQIEPLDSVSGVNTASSGSSDVPGMSSLTRLDNVVTFGFSTSASRIDRLSRQRMVSVRANIADGYALADRIDALQQTAEEIGIPVGFNVEVLGGGRELERTIADFGWTFLLSFVFMYIVLAAQYENMVYPVIILLSLPIAVPFGLVSLYWGGETLNLYSALGILVLFGVVKKAAILQVDHTNALRGQGLPRHDAIMRANRDRLRPILMTTISFVAGLLPLLIATGPGAEERRSIAVLAAGGQTLSLLLTLLAIPVLYTFIDDLSRIGSRMRP from the coding sequence ATGTATTGGTTGGCTGAAGTTTGTGTGAAACGCCCGGTCTTTGCGCTGATGCTGATCACGGCATTGGTGGTCGCCGGCATGGTGGCGTTTCCGTCGTTGGGAGTCGACCGTTTTCCCAACATGGACATGCCGCAGATTTTCGTGAACACGGAATATGTGGGCGCGGCGGCCGAAGAAATCGAATCCGAGGTCAGTAGCGTGATCGAAGATGCCGTGGCGACAGTCGCCGGCATCGAAGAACTGCGATCGATTTCGCGCGACGGTCGTTCGTTCGTCATCATCACGATCGAATTGGATCGCGACATCGACGCGGCGATTCAAGATGTGCGCGATGCCGTTGCCGGTGTGACCAAACGTCTGCCGGCGGGGATCGATCCGCCGATCGTGGACAAACGCGACTTGGATTCGTCACCGATCATGACCTTGGCGGTTTCGGGGCAACGTTCGGCACGGGAGCTGTTTGTGTTGGCCGATCGTTACGTCAAAAACGTCATCGAGTCGTCTCGGGGTGTCGGAGAAGTCTTGATTGCCGGCGCCGCGGACCGCGCCATCCAAGTCAACATCGATGCAGATCGGTTGGCGGCGCATCAGCTTTCGATTTTGCAAGTCCGCGAAGCCTTGGTGCGACAGAACGCCGAAATTCCCGGCGGACGCGTCGACAATGGTGGCCGTGAATTGACCATGCGAACACTCGGGCGGATCGATGATTCGGCCGAGTTTTCGGACTTGGTCGTGTCCACGGTCGATGGTGTGCCCGTTCGATTAAACGATTTGGGAACCGTCACCGACAGCACCAAAGAAGTCCGCACGCTGGCTCTGTTGAACGGACAGCCCGCCGTGGTGCTGGAAATTCAACGGCAGTCCGGTGAAAACACCGTCGCGGTCATCGAAGGAATCAAAGAACGATTGTCGCGCAGTGAAGCCCTGCTGCCTGATGATGTTTCCGTCACGATCATCCAAGATCAATCGCGGTACATCGTTGAAGCACTCCATGAAATCGAACGCCACTTGATCTCCGGCAGCATTTTGGCTTGCCTGACCGTGTTGCTCTTCATGCGGTCGTGGCGTTCGACGATCATCGCGTCGGTGGCGATTCCCGCATCGATCATCGCCAGTTTTGCGTTCATGCGTTGGTTCGGATTCACGTTGAACAATGTCACGATGTTGGCGCTGGTGCTGATGGTCGGTGTGGTCATCGACGATGCCATCGTGGTTCTAGAAAACGTGTTTCATTGCATCGAAGAAAAAGGGATGGATCCGGTCAAAGCATCGATCGAAGGGACTCGCGAAATTGCATTGGCCGTGCTGGCGACCACGATTTCGTTGGTGATCGTTTTCCTGCCGGTGTCGTTTCTGTCCAGCGTGACCGGTCGAATGCTGTTTCAATTTGGTGTCACGGCAACGGTCGCGATTTTGATTTCGATGCTGATCAGTTTTTCATTGACGCCGATGATGTGCAGCAAGCTGCTGCGCAAGAACAAAACGACGGGTTCCGGGGCCGCGCCGGCATCGCGGCGAGGCCTGTATGCCTTGGTCGAGCGGCTTTACCTTTGGATGCTGGCGTTGGCGCTGCGTTTCCGATGGGGGGTGCTGGCCGTCGTCGTGATTGTGATTGCATCCAATGTGCCGCTGAGCCAGTTGGTGCAGCGGGACTATGTACCGTTGAACGTCGATGAATCAGAATTCGAGGTCCGTGCCGAGGCGCGACAAGGCGCCAGCATTTTGGCGATGCGTCAAGCCATCGGCAAAGTCCAGGCGGTGCTGGACGAAGTCGAGGGAATCGAAACGGTTTTGGCGACGGTCGGCACGCGAGGCGGTGGCGATGTGAATCAAGCCGGTTTTTTCATTCGATTGACCGATAGCCAGCAGCGTTCGTTTTCACTCACACGCCTCTGGAACGGACTTTTGGCAGGCGACCCGGGGGCCGCGTGGCGAGGTAATTTCACACAGCGTGAGAAAATGACCGAGATCCGCGGTCGCTTGAAAACCATTCCGAACCTGCGGCTATCGGTGCGAAACCTGACATCGCTTCGGCAAGGTGCACCGGTCGATATCGACCTTGCCATCACCGGGCCCGACGCCGATCGGTTGCTTTCATTCAGCAACGAACTTCGCGAAAAAGCCAAGCAGATCCCCGGGCTGGTGGACGTGTATTCGACGTTGCAGATCGACAATCCCGAGTTGCTGGTGCGTGTCGATCGACCGCGCGCCGCAGCGATGGGCGTGGAGGTGCAAGAGATCGCCGATACGTTGCGGGTCGCGGTCGGTGGCGACGATCGGGTCTCACGATACTTGGACCGCACGGCCGGTGACGCGTACGACGTGGAATTGCGATTGGTGGGAGTCGACCGAAAGGATGTTCCGTCGATCTCGCAGTTGTATGTACGGACCAACCCGACCAACCAGATCGAGCCGCTGGATTCGGTTTCCGGTGTGAACACGGCGTCATCCGGATCGTCGGATGTGCCCGGCATGTCTTCGCTGACACGACTTGACAACGTCGTCACCTTTGGCTTCAGCACATCCGCGTCACGCATCGACCGACTCAGTCGCCAACGGATGGTTTCGGTGCGTGCCAACATTGCGGACGGTTACGCGCTCGCCGACCGTATCGATGCGCTGCAACAAACGGCTGAAGAGATCGGTATCCCGGTCGGATTTAATGTCGAAGTCCTCGGCGGCGGACGTGAGCTGGAACGAACGATTGCGGATTTCGGATGGACATTCCTGCTGTCGTTTGTGTTCATGTACATCGTGTTGGCGGCTCAATACGAAAACATGGTTTACCCCGTGATCATTTTGTTGTCGCTGCCGATTGCCGTTCCGTTCGGTTTGGTCAGTTTGTATTGGGGCGGCGAAACGCTGAATCTTTATTCCGCGTTGGGGATTTTGGTGTTGTTCGGCGTGGTGAAAAAGGCGGCGATCTTGCAAGTCGATCACACCAACGCACTTCGCGGCCAAGGCCTGCCACGTCATGACGCGATCATGCGGGCAAACCGCGACCGCCTGCGTCCGATCCTGATGACCACCATTTCGTTTGTCGCGGGATTGTTGCCGTTGCTGATCGCCACGGGGCCCGGCGCCGAAGAACGCAGATCCATCGCCGTGTTGGCCGCCGGCGGGCAAACATTGTCGCTGCTTCTGACGCTGCTTGCGATCCCCGTGCTATACACCTTCATCGACGATTTAAGCCGAATCGGATCCAGAATGCGGCCATGA
- a CDS encoding Uma2 family endonuclease, translated as MSTTSSSSTKWDYESYAAIPDDGLRHEIIAGEHFMNPAPSLDHQTVSRRIQFQLYTEIELTELGQVFNAPVDVQLSDHDIVQPDLVIVSKDRRHILTPTKIKGVPNLIVEILSPSNSDHDRKRKRTLYEQNLVPEYWIVDPEEHSILQLVLTGGVYHEQSYHDEISMTIPPCVSVDLTKVW; from the coding sequence ATGTCCACCACCTCCTCTTCGTCGACCAAGTGGGATTACGAAAGCTACGCGGCGATCCCTGATGATGGGCTGCGTCATGAAATCATCGCAGGAGAACATTTCATGAATCCCGCTCCCAGCCTTGATCACCAAACCGTTTCGCGACGCATTCAGTTTCAACTGTACACCGAAATCGAGTTAACCGAGCTCGGCCAAGTATTCAACGCTCCGGTGGATGTCCAGCTGAGCGATCACGACATTGTGCAACCCGATCTGGTCATCGTCAGCAAAGACCGGCGACACATTTTGACGCCCACGAAAATCAAAGGCGTCCCCAATTTGATCGTCGAGATTCTATCGCCTTCCAACTCTGACCACGATCGCAAGCGGAAACGGACGCTCTACGAGCAAAATCTGGTTCCGGAGTACTGGATCGTCGATCCAGAAGAGCATTCGATTTTGCAACTTGTGCTCACCGGCGGCGTTTACCACGAGCAGTCGTATCATGATGAGATCTCAATGACGATTCCGCCTTGTGTTTCGGTTGATCTGACGAAGGTCTGGTAG
- a CDS encoding sulfatase family protein, translated as MKNVPLILSASLVLSLATVSLCRAADTPPNVVLIFADDLGYGDLGCYGASHVQTPNIDRLAAEGRRFTDAHSVSAVCTPSRYALLTGQYPLRGNGGRGIWGPAPVTSSLLVDTEKTTIADVFKNSGYSTAAFGKWHLGFGQEKNDWQEPLRPGPQDLGFDYYFGMPVVNSAPPYVFVENDRIVGSDPADPLVYLGRNNKGATPITPIPPEAAQRSANQFGGAKEAHKLFNDYRVGTTLAEKSVEWINARKDHPFFLYLATTNIHHPFTPAKRFQGTSQCGLYGDFIHELDWIVGEVLACLEENGLSDNTLVIFTSDNGGMFNRGGQAAFKAGHRQNGDLLGFKFGVWEGGHRVPMIVRWPGKVKAGTTSNQLIGNVDMLATFAALTQQQLDKAEQADSVNMLPAFIGEPEQPIRDHLVLAPHKGTHLSVRKGKWMYIPSQGSGGFGGRKPGDHTFAGPPAVSFVGSVNSDIEDGKIKKDAPSAQLYDLESDVNQTQNVINDYPEVVKELNALRARYAPPVQKRRPGNVSPRGPGNPAKKTAATPSSRTASFDFESGKLEPWKVVDGEFGHLIGSRDQFFHNQREYNKQGKHYLTTLEPSADAKKGTDMQTGVIVSPLFIPQGRTMTFRIGGGRGPSTYAALCTADGKEVDVARGINDQVMQKAAWDLTPYVGRKVFIKVVDHSTDGWGHVTVDDFQFDAKVLDEYSQSVSD; from the coding sequence ATGAAAAACGTTCCCCTGATACTCTCGGCCAGCCTTGTACTGTCGTTGGCGACAGTCTCACTCTGCCGCGCCGCTGACACTCCACCCAACGTCGTGCTGATCTTTGCCGATGATCTCGGCTACGGCGACCTGGGGTGCTATGGCGCGAGCCATGTGCAAACGCCCAACATCGATCGGCTTGCCGCCGAAGGACGCCGGTTTACCGACGCGCATTCGGTCTCGGCGGTCTGCACCCCGTCACGCTACGCGCTGCTCACCGGCCAATACCCGCTGCGCGGCAACGGGGGCAGGGGCATCTGGGGCCCCGCTCCGGTGACTTCTTCGCTTCTTGTCGACACCGAAAAAACGACGATCGCGGATGTTTTTAAAAACAGCGGCTACAGCACGGCGGCTTTTGGGAAATGGCATTTGGGGTTCGGCCAGGAAAAGAACGATTGGCAGGAACCGCTCCGCCCCGGGCCGCAGGATCTCGGTTTTGATTACTACTTTGGGATGCCTGTGGTGAACAGTGCACCTCCGTATGTGTTTGTGGAAAACGATCGCATCGTCGGAAGCGATCCCGCCGACCCGTTGGTTTATCTGGGCAGGAACAACAAGGGCGCCACGCCGATCACACCGATTCCTCCGGAGGCCGCACAGCGCAGCGCCAACCAATTCGGCGGGGCGAAGGAAGCGCACAAGTTGTTCAACGATTACCGGGTCGGCACCACGCTGGCGGAGAAGTCCGTCGAGTGGATCAATGCCCGCAAGGACCATCCATTTTTTCTGTATCTGGCAACGACCAACATTCATCACCCCTTCACGCCGGCCAAGCGTTTCCAAGGCACCAGCCAGTGTGGACTCTATGGCGACTTCATCCATGAACTGGACTGGATCGTCGGTGAAGTGCTTGCGTGTCTTGAAGAAAACGGTTTGAGCGACAACACGCTGGTGATCTTTACCAGTGACAACGGCGGCATGTTCAATCGCGGCGGACAGGCCGCGTTCAAAGCCGGGCATCGACAAAACGGCGACTTGCTGGGGTTCAAGTTCGGTGTCTGGGAAGGCGGCCATCGTGTGCCGATGATCGTCCGTTGGCCGGGCAAGGTGAAGGCCGGGACGACGTCCAACCAGTTGATCGGAAACGTCGACATGCTGGCGACGTTTGCGGCACTGACGCAGCAACAGCTGGACAAGGCTGAGCAGGCTGACAGCGTCAACATGCTGCCCGCGTTCATCGGTGAACCCGAGCAACCGATCCGCGACCATCTGGTCCTCGCCCCGCACAAGGGCACGCACCTGTCGGTCCGCAAAGGGAAATGGATGTATATCCCCAGCCAAGGCAGCGGCGGATTCGGCGGACGAAAACCCGGCGACCACACGTTCGCCGGGCCGCCCGCGGTCAGTTTTGTCGGTTCGGTCAACAGCGACATCGAAGACGGAAAGATCAAGAAGGATGCGCCGTCCGCCCAGCTGTATGATCTGGAATCGGACGTCAATCAGACGCAAAATGTGATCAACGATTATCCCGAAGTGGTCAAGGAACTGAACGCACTGCGGGCACGTTATGCACCGCCGGTACAGAAACGCCGTCCCGGAAACGTGAGTCCGCGTGGGCCCGGCAACCCCGCAAAGAAAACCGCCGCGACTCCGAGTTCGCGAACCGCGTCTTTCGACTTCGAGTCCGGCAAACTGGAACCTTGGAAAGTCGTCGATGGCGAATTCGGGCACCTCATCGGCAGCCGAGACCAATTTTTCCACAATCAAAGAGAGTACAACAAGCAGGGAAAACATTACCTGACAACGCTCGAACCCTCGGCGGATGCCAAGAAAGGCACGGACATGCAGACCGGCGTGATTGTTTCGCCGCTATTCATTCCCCAAGGCAGAACGATGACCTTCCGGATCGGCGGCGGACGCGGTCCGTCCACCTATGCCGCGTTGTGCACCGCCGACGGCAAAGAAGTTGACGTCGCACGCGGCATCAACGACCAGGTCATGCAGAAAGCAGCCTGGGACCTGACCCCGTATGTCGGTCGGAAGGTGTTCATTAAAGTCGTCGACCACTCGACCGACGGCTGGGGCCATGTGACCGTAGACGACTTTCAGTTCGATGCGAAAGTGCTGGACGAATACTCCCAATCGGTGTCCGACTAA
- a CDS encoding sulfatase family protein produces MNDLKHALCFAAGTLVLLLGTDSSSAESPSASRPNIIMLLADDLGYGDLSCFGSPAVKTPHLDRLANEGKRFTHFYAGSAVCTPTRASVLTGRYPLRFGITKHFNDVNRWLPESATTVAELLQDAGYRTAHVGKWHLGGLHVDDQGRRLNNQPGPRQHGFDVYQTQIEQQPVRGRMGRDRTLFRQGGTVLLRNDQHVGEDDAYHSKHLTDANGDFAIELIEGFAAGDKPFFLNLWWLVPHKPYEPAPEPHWSNTAAEGISDDQHRFRSMVQHMDAKVGEILGKLDELGIADNTLVLFTSDNGAAFEGFIGDLKGGKTDLHDGGIRVPMVVRWPAAIPAGQTSDAFGHTNDLLPTFCEAAGVEVPSELSIDGMSLLPHMKGGPPPSDEARGTVFWQLDLYKKIQRHYPKPKPFATEVAMRGKWKLLALRGNPVELFDVEADPNEQQNVIDNHPDLVASLAAELEQWLSTSK; encoded by the coding sequence ATGAACGATTTGAAACACGCGTTGTGCTTCGCCGCAGGCACCTTGGTTCTGTTGCTTGGTACCGATAGCTCAAGTGCCGAGTCCCCGAGTGCATCACGTCCCAACATCATCATGCTGTTGGCGGACGATCTCGGTTACGGCGACCTGTCTTGTTTCGGCAGCCCCGCCGTCAAGACGCCTCACCTGGATCGACTGGCAAACGAAGGCAAACGATTCACGCATTTTTACGCGGGATCCGCGGTCTGCACGCCGACGCGTGCCTCGGTGTTGACGGGGCGCTATCCCCTGCGATTCGGGATCACGAAACACTTCAACGACGTCAATCGATGGCTGCCCGAGTCGGCGACGACCGTTGCCGAGCTTCTTCAAGACGCGGGCTACCGCACCGCACACGTGGGTAAGTGGCATCTCGGTGGGCTGCATGTGGACGATCAGGGACGGCGGTTGAATAATCAGCCCGGCCCGCGCCAGCACGGTTTCGACGTCTATCAGACCCAGATTGAACAGCAACCGGTTCGCGGACGCATGGGGCGAGATCGAACCCTGTTTCGACAAGGCGGCACGGTGCTCCTTCGCAACGACCAACACGTCGGCGAAGATGACGCCTATCACTCAAAACACTTGACCGACGCCAACGGCGACTTCGCGATCGAGCTGATCGAAGGATTCGCCGCCGGGGACAAGCCGTTCTTTCTCAACCTCTGGTGGTTGGTTCCCCATAAACCCTATGAGCCCGCTCCCGAGCCGCACTGGTCCAACACCGCGGCGGAGGGCATCAGCGACGATCAGCATCGTTTCCGCTCAATGGTCCAGCACATGGATGCCAAAGTCGGAGAGATCCTCGGCAAGCTCGACGAATTGGGGATCGCAGACAACACGCTCGTCCTGTTCACCAGCGACAACGGCGCTGCCTTTGAAGGTTTCATCGGGGATCTGAAGGGCGGCAAGACCGATCTGCATGACGGGGGAATTCGCGTGCCGATGGTGGTGCGGTGGCCGGCGGCGATTCCAGCCGGTCAAACGTCGGATGCGTTTGGCCACACCAATGACCTGTTGCCCACGTTCTGCGAAGCGGCCGGAGTCGAAGTGCCGAGCGAATTGTCGATCGATGGAATGAGTTTGTTGCCGCACATGAAGGGCGGGCCTCCGCCGAGCGACGAAGCCAGGGGCACCGTGTTCTGGCAGCTCGACCTGTACAAGAAAATTCAACGCCACTATCCGAAGCCCAAGCCGTTTGCGACCGAAGTCGCCATGCGGGGAAAATGGAAGCTGCTCGCGCTCCGCGGAAACCCCGTGGAATTGTTTGACGTCGAAGCCGACCCCAACGAGCAGCAAAATGTCATCGACAACCATCCCGATCTGGTCGCTTCGTTAGCGGCCGAGCTGGAACAATGGCTGAGCACGTCGAAATAG